One Chaetodon auriga isolate fChaAug3 chromosome 14, fChaAug3.hap1, whole genome shotgun sequence genomic window carries:
- the zbtb42 gene encoding zinc finger and BTB domain-containing protein 18.2, which translates to MEFPDHSRQLLQCLSQQRHQGFLCDCTVLVGEARFKAHRAVLASCSMYFHLFYRDQLDKRDVVHLNSDIVTAPAFSLLLEFMYEGKLEFSTLPVEDVLAAASYLHMYDIVKVCKGKLKDKELSSLDEKMSEDLGLGCLDRENSSDGELHSKQLIRRQPQTQSQGLHRAPPAEEFDMDNSEVRLAVTDCDRSTQSRQKANGHSGRSPDLVGVNYVSAEAEPCVQTAGKTKADVSSSTVSLSQRSRASDDMDCALDLSFKPLSSRDPLHPSYVSGQLALDSQQQGTEPLVKDEHDLLSEQEDSEPMSPESQRFGNSARSSVVTGFAALFPGNNGSTAALLSQEEDLMDEEGEACRGREGTPGREIEERRGRLLGDSEEEEEDDLASSDISTSSGVLLPPGQQVCVCPLCSKVFPSPHVLQLHLSSHFREKDGARSKLSPDGSVPTCMQCNKTFSCMYTLKRHERTHSGEKPYTCGQCGKSFQYSHNLSRHAVVHTREKPHACKWCERRFTQSGDLYRHIRKFHCGLVKTLAIG; encoded by the coding sequence ATGGAGTTCCCAGACCATAGCCGCCAGTTGCTGCAGTGTCTGAGTCAGCAGCGTCACCAAGGTTTCCTCTGTGACTGCACTGTTCTTGTCGGGGAGGCTCGATTCAAAGCGCACAGAGCCGTGCTGGCCTCCTGCAGCATGTACTTCCATCTCTTCTACAGGGACCAGCTGGACAAAAGGGACGTTGTGCATCTCAACAGTGACATTGTGACAGCCCCGGCTTTCAGTCTGCTCCTTGAATTTATGTATGAGGGGAAGTTGGAATTCAGCACTCTCCCGGTGGAGGATGTCCTGGCAGCAGCCAGTTACCTCCACATGTATGATATAGTGAAAGTGTGTAAAGGCAAGCTTAAAGATAAGGAACTCTCTTCCCTGGATGAAAAGATGAGTGAGGATTTGGGACTCGGCTGTCTGGACAGGGAAAATTCCTCAGACGGCGAGCTGCACAGTAAGCAGCTCATCCGGCGACAGCCCCAGACACAGTCTCAGGGGCTACACAGGGCCCCCCCGGCAGAAGAGTTTGACATGGACAACAGCGAAGTCAGGCTGGCTGTCACAGATTGTGATAGGTCTACACAGAGCAGGCAGAAGGCAAACGGTCACTCTGGCAGGTCCCCGGACCTTGTAGGTGTCAATTATGTGTCAGCAGAGGCCGAGCCCTGCGtccaaacagctggaaaaacaaaagctgatgtCAGTAGTTCCACCGTATCGCTGTCCCAGAGGTCCCGGGCTTCAGATGACATGGACTGTGCACTGGATTTGTCTTTCAAGCCTCTGTCTAGCAGAGATCCCTTACACCCCTCCTACGTCTCGGGACAGCTGGCCCTcgacagccagcagcagggCACTGAGCCACTTGTTAAAGACGAACACGACTTGCtgtcagagcaggaggacagtgaGCCGATGAGCCCTGAGAGCCAGCGCTTTGGGAATAGTGCCAGGAGCTCAGTGGTGACAGGGTTCGCTGCCCTCTTCCCAGGCAACAACGGCTCCACAGCCGCCCTGCTCTCCCAGGAGGAGGACCTGATGGACGAGGAGGGGGAggcctgcagagggagggagggcacCCCAGGCAGGGagatagaggagaggaggggtagGCTGCTGggggacagtgaggaggaggaggaggacgacttGGCCTCTTCAGACATCTCCACCTCCAGCGGGGTGCTCCTGCCCCCGGggcaacaggtgtgtgtgtgccccctCTGCAGTAAAGTCTTCCCCAGCCCCCACGTGCTGCAACTGCACCTCAGCTCACACTTCCGCGAGAAGGACGGCGCTCGCTCCAAGCTGTCCCCCGACGGCTCGGTCCCCACCTGCATGCAGTGCAACAAGACCTTCTCCTGCATGTATACCCTTAAGCGCCACGAGCGCACACACTCTGGCGAGAAGCCATACACCTGTGGCCAGTGTGGCAAGAGCTTCCAGTACTCCCATAACTTGAGTCGGCACGCTGTCGTCCACACACGTGAGAAGCCTCACGCTTGTAAGTGGTGCGAGCGGCGCTTCACCCAGTCCGGGGACCTCTACCGCCACATCAGGAAGTTTCACTGTGGCCTTGTCAAGACTCTCGCCATTGGATAA